One Sphingobacteruim zhuxiongii DNA window includes the following coding sequences:
- a CDS encoding DNA-directed RNA polymerase subunit omega: MSQNKTSVANSTVTRDLRELDKGTDNLYESIVVISKRANQISVDIKEELNQKLSEFASSNDNLEEVFENREQIEISKHYERMPKPSLVAIDEFLHDKVYFRNPSKEQE, translated from the coding sequence ATGAGCCAGAATAAAACTTCAGTTGCAAATAGTACGGTAACACGAGATTTAAGAGAGTTGGATAAAGGAACTGATAACTTATACGAGTCAATCGTAGTAATCAGCAAACGTGCTAACCAAATTTCTGTCGATATCAAGGAAGAATTGAACCAAAAGCTTTCTGAGTTTGCAAGTAGCAATGACAATTTGGAAGAGGTATTTGAAAACCGTGAGCAAATTGAAATCTCTAAACACTACGAACGTATGCCAAAACCATCGTTAGTAGCGATTGACGAGTTTTTACATGATAAAGTATACTTTAGAAACCCATCTAAAGAGCAAGAATAG
- the coaBC gene encoding bifunctional phosphopantothenoylcysteine decarboxylase/phosphopantothenate--cysteine ligase CoaBC: protein MSLQGKHIVIGVSGSIAAYKIASLIRLLRKENASVQVIMTEEACSFITPLTLSTLSNNPVFVDYYNKTTGEWNNHVHIAESADLILIAPATANTIAKCAQGLCDNLLLATYLSAKGVVYFAPAMDLDMWKHPAVQHNIDLLKQFGNQVIPPGKGELASGLVGEGRLAEPEEILHFIKNNLGQSKPLKGKKALVSAGPTHEAIDPVRFIGNHSSGKMGFAIAEKLNALGADVTLVSGPTSLATPIGVNRIDITSAKQLLDVCIDEFPNSDITVMSAAVADYTPEEVATQKIKKKEDHFSIALKKTTDILATLGQLKKDDQLLVGFALETNNEIENAKDKLKRKNLDFIVLNSMQDKGAGFAHDTNKVTVIDQTGEIIHFDLKSKDAVATDLCDIIASQIQSK, encoded by the coding sequence ATGTCCTTGCAAGGAAAACATATTGTAATTGGCGTAAGCGGCAGTATTGCCGCTTATAAAATTGCAAGTCTAATTAGACTTCTACGCAAGGAAAATGCTTCTGTACAGGTTATCATGACCGAAGAAGCTTGTTCATTTATCACTCCACTTACGCTTTCAACATTATCCAATAACCCCGTTTTTGTAGATTACTACAACAAAACAACAGGGGAATGGAATAATCATGTCCATATTGCAGAATCTGCAGACCTTATCCTAATCGCACCTGCGACCGCTAATACAATTGCTAAATGTGCACAAGGTCTATGTGATAATTTGTTATTAGCGACTTATCTATCTGCGAAAGGTGTTGTATACTTCGCCCCGGCAATGGACTTAGATATGTGGAAACATCCCGCCGTACAACATAACATCGATCTTCTAAAGCAATTCGGAAATCAAGTTATTCCCCCAGGAAAAGGAGAGCTTGCGAGCGGTTTGGTTGGCGAAGGACGCTTAGCAGAACCTGAGGAGATATTGCACTTTATTAAGAACAATTTAGGGCAGTCAAAACCTCTAAAAGGCAAAAAAGCATTGGTTTCCGCTGGGCCAACACATGAAGCTATTGATCCGGTTCGTTTCATTGGAAATCATTCAAGTGGTAAGATGGGTTTTGCAATTGCAGAGAAACTAAATGCTCTTGGAGCTGATGTAACTCTAGTAAGTGGACCAACATCCCTTGCAACCCCAATAGGCGTCAACAGGATCGATATTACCTCAGCAAAACAATTGTTAGATGTCTGTATCGATGAGTTTCCTAATTCTGATATTACGGTAATGAGTGCCGCTGTTGCTGATTATACCCCAGAAGAAGTCGCAACACAAAAGATTAAAAAGAAAGAGGATCATTTCTCAATCGCTTTAAAAAAGACAACAGATATCCTAGCGACATTGGGGCAATTGAAGAAAGACGACCAACTGTTGGTTGGCTTCGCCTTAGAAACGAACAATGAAATTGAAAACGCAAAAGATAAGCTTAAGCGAAAAAATCTAGATTTCATTGTCTTAAACTCCATGCAAGACAAAGGAGCAGGATTCGCTCACGACACAAATAAGGTAACTGTAATAGATCAAACAGGCGAAATTATTCATTTCGATCTTAAATCGAAAGACGCCGTTGCTACAGATCTTTGTGACATAATCGCAAGTCAAATACAAAGCAAATAA
- a CDS encoding methyltransferase RsmF C-terminal domain-like protein, producing MSNFLPNSLIKRLSQNPTFDNDAFIAVHEDRSQITTIRINPFKPIELDFYLSEGVGWCDKGYYLPARPQFTLDPLFHAGAYYVQEASSMFIAHIIEELELNKEAIMAVDVCAAPGGKSTLLNSFLHEDSLLLSNEIIKSRSIVLQENLMRWGTANTVVSNNDPSAFNRLPGFFDLMLIDAPCSGSGMFRKDEDAIDEWSEGNVKLCSERQQRILSEALVSLKTNGYLIYSTCSYSEEENEMILDWLSDEFEMESVNVSLDPSWGIETTLSLRHQATGYRFYPHKVKGEGFFVAILKMKQVQPTFSLKKLKVEKSPVPKNALTSWVKDSDRFATLVHHDTIHISSKEHELAIKAFQQVLYLKNAGTAVGKWLGKELVPSHDLALSIHLSGEINAIELNLDLARDYLRKESIPLDVFDQVKKGWCIIKYKGLAIGWIKVLGNRINNYYPKEVRIANL from the coding sequence ATGAGTAATTTCCTTCCGAATTCCCTTATTAAACGACTTAGTCAAAATCCCACCTTCGACAACGACGCTTTTATAGCGGTACATGAAGATAGAAGTCAGATCACTACTATTCGGATAAATCCATTCAAACCTATTGAATTGGATTTTTATCTTTCTGAGGGGGTTGGTTGGTGTGATAAGGGTTACTATTTACCTGCTAGGCCACAATTCACGCTTGATCCATTATTTCATGCCGGCGCTTATTATGTTCAAGAGGCATCTTCCATGTTTATTGCGCATATTATAGAAGAATTAGAGCTAAATAAGGAGGCAATTATGGCTGTTGATGTCTGCGCAGCTCCTGGAGGGAAGTCTACTTTGTTAAATTCCTTTTTGCACGAGGATAGCTTGCTTCTCTCGAATGAAATCATCAAAAGCAGGTCAATTGTCCTTCAAGAAAATTTAATGCGCTGGGGGACCGCTAATACAGTGGTGAGCAATAATGATCCGTCTGCTTTTAATCGCTTACCTGGATTCTTTGATTTGATGCTAATTGATGCCCCTTGTTCAGGGTCTGGTATGTTTAGGAAGGACGAGGATGCGATAGATGAGTGGTCTGAAGGGAACGTGAAGTTGTGCAGCGAACGGCAACAACGAATATTGTCGGAGGCTTTGGTTTCGTTGAAGACGAACGGTTATTTGATATATTCAACATGTTCATATTCCGAAGAGGAAAATGAAATGATATTAGATTGGCTTTCAGATGAGTTTGAAATGGAATCAGTGAATGTTTCCTTAGATCCGTCTTGGGGTATTGAAACGACTTTGTCATTAAGACATCAGGCAACTGGTTATCGTTTTTATCCGCATAAAGTGAAAGGAGAGGGCTTTTTTGTTGCGATCTTGAAAATGAAGCAGGTTCAACCTACCTTTTCATTGAAGAAACTGAAGGTTGAAAAGTCACCCGTTCCTAAAAATGCCTTAACATCTTGGGTGAAGGATTCGGATCGTTTTGCAACACTAGTTCATCACGATACTATACATATCTCTTCAAAGGAACATGAATTGGCAATAAAAGCATTTCAACAAGTATTGTATTTGAAGAATGCGGGCACAGCTGTGGGAAAGTGGTTAGGGAAGGAATTGGTTCCGAGCCATGACTTGGCATTGAGCATTCATTTATCTGGAGAGATTAACGCGATAGAATTGAATCTAGATCTGGCTAGAGATTATTTGAGAAAAGAATCGATCCCTCTTGATGTATTTGATCAAGTTAAAAAGGGATGGTGCATTATCAAATATAAAGGTTTAGCTATTGGATGGATTAAAGTTTTAGGAAATAGAATAAATAACTATTACCCTAAAGAGGTTAGGATAGCAAATTTATAG
- a CDS encoding SRPBCC domain-containing protein, whose product MRNFKKYYVIPASPEEIYRALTTEITIRLWTGDLVEIDPQVGGEFSLWDGAIQGKFISLEPFEKIVQEWYFGEQEEQSIVTIKLHEHKKGTSFEVNHVNIPDEAFDEIADGWTDTYVGSLLEFYEEDEIS is encoded by the coding sequence ATGAGAAATTTTAAGAAATATTATGTTATACCGGCGAGTCCAGAAGAGATATACCGAGCATTAACAACAGAAATAACGATTCGATTATGGACTGGTGATTTAGTGGAAATAGATCCACAGGTTGGTGGCGAATTCTCATTGTGGGATGGCGCCATACAAGGTAAATTCATTAGCCTTGAACCCTTTGAAAAGATTGTACAAGAATGGTACTTTGGAGAACAAGAGGAACAATCTATTGTGACCATAAAACTCCACGAACATAAAAAGGGAACATCCTTTGAAGTCAATCATGTCAATATCCCCGACGAAGCATTCGATGAAATTGCCGACGGATGGACTGATACTTATGTAGGTTCTCTACTAGAATTCTACGAAGAAGACGAAATAAGCTAA
- a CDS encoding BlaI/MecI/CopY family transcriptional regulator — protein sequence MKPTDSEMEILQVLWKKGQSSVREVFESLEKKDVGYTTILKLMQIMHDKGLVERDTSSKTHLYIAKISKEDTQHQFLDKMIDTVYNGSTSRLVMQALGNERTSQKEIDEIKAFLQNLENN from the coding sequence ATGAAACCGACAGATAGCGAAATGGAAATTCTACAAGTACTTTGGAAAAAAGGACAGTCTAGTGTCCGCGAGGTATTCGAATCTCTAGAGAAGAAAGACGTTGGCTATACCACAATTCTAAAACTAATGCAGATTATGCATGACAAGGGATTGGTGGAAAGAGACACATCGTCGAAAACACACCTATATATAGCAAAGATTAGTAAAGAGGATACCCAACATCAGTTCCTTGACAAAATGATCGACACCGTATATAATGGTTCAACGTCTCGTTTGGTTATGCAGGCACTAGGCAACGAACGCACCAGCCAAAAAGAAATTGATGAAATAAAGGCCTTTTTACAAAACCTTGAAAATAATTAA
- a CDS encoding M56 family metallopeptidase, with the protein MESLIYKTITAIGWSMLHSLWLGAIFYILICISMMALPKMHARGKHNLAFISQILLTIAFGCSFMYYYQIPFEQTDSLPINMENMARHIGYIPDNSFRLETLFPYLFAIYIIGIVLQTTLLINSFIKLRRIKYKSLHGSPTAWQAKFEKAKAILNIQGYVPLFLSERISVPITIGFLKPVVLFPFAFANMMDIAQVEAILLHELAHIKRKDYLLNLIKVTIETLLFFNPFVWAISKIMEREREHACDDMVLEHVEKPITYAHALVELETLRLGNAHPLSMAATGRNSLFKRIKRITKMETNYISVKQQLIALLISSVALVGIAWLVPTNEAKAEASTTQTLLTAPRALSALPALELQQDTTKKKKTTRNIVSSNGVIESPELPAEVQAHLNALTAESKTVSEYFNSPEWKKQMESIQSQSSSINEYFNSPEWKQKIASMNEDIQAQFNSPEWKEKIKKMSNSGEEISKYYESKEWKDKMKNIEEKSKEVEAYFNSPEWQNKIAKIEKDASNVEQYFNSPQWKEKIKKIEEHGKEIEKYFDSPKWKAKVKAEEEFRSSPEFKEIEKRHQEDVDALRKKKDTQVQ; encoded by the coding sequence ATGGAAAGCTTGATCTATAAAACCATCACAGCCATTGGCTGGAGTATGCTTCACTCGTTGTGGCTTGGAGCTATATTCTATATTCTAATATGTATTAGCATGATGGCCCTCCCAAAAATGCATGCGCGAGGCAAACATAATCTAGCCTTCATTTCTCAAATACTATTGACTATCGCATTTGGCTGTTCCTTTATGTACTATTACCAGATCCCATTTGAGCAGACAGACAGTTTACCGATCAATATGGAAAATATGGCAAGACATATTGGCTATATACCAGACAATAGTTTTCGTCTTGAAACACTGTTCCCTTACTTGTTTGCAATTTATATTATTGGAATTGTGTTGCAAACTACGTTACTCATCAACAGTTTCATTAAGCTCCGTCGAATTAAATACAAAAGCCTACACGGAAGTCCGACAGCATGGCAAGCTAAATTTGAAAAAGCGAAAGCAATATTAAATATACAGGGCTATGTGCCGTTATTCTTATCGGAACGGATTAGCGTACCGATAACAATCGGGTTTCTAAAACCTGTGGTCTTATTTCCCTTCGCCTTTGCTAATATGATGGATATCGCGCAAGTGGAAGCTATTCTATTACACGAACTAGCACATATCAAGAGAAAAGACTATTTACTGAATTTAATAAAGGTTACCATAGAGACCCTCCTATTCTTTAATCCATTCGTATGGGCTATTTCCAAAATTATGGAACGCGAACGCGAACACGCCTGTGACGACATGGTTTTAGAACATGTAGAGAAGCCTATTACATACGCACATGCATTAGTTGAATTAGAAACCTTGCGTCTGGGAAACGCGCATCCATTGAGCATGGCAGCAACCGGAAGAAACAGTTTATTTAAACGTATTAAAAGAATCACCAAAATGGAAACAAATTACATTAGCGTTAAGCAACAACTTATTGCCCTACTTATTAGTTCTGTTGCTTTAGTTGGAATCGCTTGGCTGGTTCCGACAAATGAGGCGAAGGCAGAAGCCTCTACCACACAAACATTATTAACTGCTCCTCGAGCATTAAGTGCATTGCCAGCTTTAGAACTTCAGCAAGACACGACCAAAAAGAAGAAAACCACTCGAAACATCGTTTCTTCAAATGGCGTAATTGAGTCACCAGAGTTGCCAGCGGAAGTGCAAGCGCATTTGAACGCCTTGACTGCCGAATCGAAAACCGTTAGCGAATACTTTAACTCACCAGAGTGGAAGAAACAAATGGAATCCATCCAATCACAATCCAGTTCAATCAATGAGTATTTCAACTCACCTGAATGGAAGCAGAAAATAGCTTCCATGAACGAAGATATTCAAGCACAATTCAATTCACCAGAATGGAAAGAGAAGATTAAGAAGATGTCAAACTCAGGTGAAGAAATCAGTAAGTATTATGAGTCCAAGGAATGGAAGGACAAAATGAAGAATATCGAAGAAAAGAGTAAAGAAGTTGAAGCCTACTTTAACTCGCCTGAATGGCAGAACAAAATTGCGAAAATAGAAAAAGATGCCTCAAATGTTGAACAGTATTTCAATTCGCCACAGTGGAAAGAGAAGATTAAGAAGATTGAAGAACATGGTAAAGAAATCGAGAAATACTTTGACTCACCAAAATGGAAAGCGAAGGTAAAAGCTGAAGAGGAGTTTCGTAGTAGTCCGGAGTTTAAAGAAATTGAAAAGAGACATCAAGAGGATGTAGATGCGCTCCGGAAGAAGAAAGACACACAAGTACAATAA
- a CDS encoding trimeric intracellular cation channel family protein — translation MDFIYFIDLLGTMVFAISGAMAANRKGIDVFGATFMGFVTAIGGGSLRDLFLNIRPVWVEDDNYLIAIFIGVAISILFNRRLDSFARTLFLFDAIGIGFFTIVGAQKSLSYESSAIAAVMFGMFSASMGGVIRDTLMNETPLILRKEIYASACLAGAICYVLLRMTPIPENLNAFISASLVFIIRFLSVKYNLSLPSVPMVDTTQQK, via the coding sequence ATGGATTTCATATATTTTATTGACCTTCTAGGAACGATGGTTTTTGCTATATCGGGTGCGATGGCTGCGAACCGCAAGGGTATTGATGTTTTTGGCGCGACCTTTATGGGTTTTGTGACAGCCATTGGTGGCGGATCGCTGCGGGACTTATTTCTCAATATACGACCTGTCTGGGTCGAAGACGATAATTACTTGATTGCAATCTTTATTGGTGTTGCGATTTCCATCTTGTTTAATAGGAGATTAGATAGCTTTGCTCGAACACTCTTTCTTTTCGATGCGATCGGTATTGGATTTTTCACGATCGTTGGGGCTCAAAAGTCGCTGAGTTATGAAAGTAGTGCAATAGCGGCCGTGATGTTTGGGATGTTCTCCGCAAGTATGGGTGGAGTGATTCGCGATACATTAATGAATGAAACGCCCTTAATCCTTCGAAAAGAAATATACGCCTCAGCCTGTTTAGCTGGCGCTATTTGTTACGTTTTGCTACGAATGACCCCAATCCCTGAAAATTTAAATGCATTTATCAGTGCAAGCCTAGTCTTTATCATACGATTCCTGTCGGTAAAATATAATCTTTCTTTGCCGTCAGTTCCTATGGTCGATACGACTCAACAGAAATAA
- the def gene encoding peptide deformylase has translation MKLPIVAYGDPVLRKKTEEIDEDYPKLKETIANMFETMYAANGVGIAAPQVGLPIRLFVIDASPFGEDDEDGPGDPTAKDFKRVFINPILVEESGKKWAFSEGCLSIPHINEEVMRPENVIINYLDENFQEQEEELTGLAARVVQHEYDHIEGKLFIDKLSPLKKAMLKGKLDNISKGQVRVSYKMSFPLMKKGR, from the coding sequence ATGAAGTTACCTATAGTTGCCTATGGAGATCCGGTTTTGAGAAAGAAAACCGAGGAGATTGATGAGGATTATCCAAAATTAAAAGAAACAATTGCCAATATGTTTGAAACAATGTATGCGGCAAATGGTGTAGGTATTGCCGCTCCACAAGTTGGCTTGCCGATCCGCTTATTTGTAATCGATGCTTCTCCTTTTGGAGAAGATGATGAAGACGGACCAGGGGATCCAACAGCAAAAGACTTTAAACGAGTATTCATAAACCCAATTCTGGTGGAAGAGTCTGGAAAAAAATGGGCTTTCAGTGAGGGATGCTTGAGTATCCCGCATATTAACGAAGAGGTCATGCGTCCAGAAAATGTGATTATTAATTATCTGGACGAGAATTTTCAAGAACAAGAGGAAGAGCTAACAGGCCTTGCTGCCCGAGTTGTTCAACATGAATATGACCATATTGAAGGAAAGCTCTTTATCGATAAATTAAGTCCATTAAAAAAGGCTATGTTGAAAGGGAAACTAGACAACATATCAAAAGGGCAAGTTCGCGTATCCTATAAGATGTCATTTCCATTGATGAAAAAGGGGAGATAA
- a CDS encoding Gfo/Idh/MocA family protein produces the protein MKRKLRMGMVGGGNDAFIGAVHRIAAFMDGKIELVCGSFSVNPEISLQSAKDLFVPEDRVYASYEEMIEKEALLPEGERMDFVTIVTPNFLHFAPAKLAMEKGFDVVVEKPMTVSLEEAQELQAVVERTGRTLCLTHTYSGYPMVKQAKAMVREGHFGKIRKIVVEYPQGWLSRLSEREGNAGAAWRADPKRSGKSLVMGDIGTHAAHLAEYVTGLKIQEVCADLTTFVEGRLLDDDGSVLLRFENGAKGVLMASQISAGEENAVRIRVYGEKGGLEWANEDPNNLVIKMLDQPRQLYRTGNAYAAPFTLSSFATHNTRIPAGHPEGLLESFANIYRNFALTVSAKKEGTTPTAEAQDFPNVYDGVRGMAFIDTVVKSNDSTEKWTKFVI, from the coding sequence ATGAAACGAAAACTTCGCATGGGCATGGTCGGTGGTGGAAACGACGCGTTTATCGGCGCCGTTCACCGTATTGCTGCCTTTATGGATGGAAAAATAGAATTAGTATGTGGTTCTTTCAGCGTAAATCCAGAGATATCTTTACAATCTGCAAAGGATTTATTTGTTCCTGAAGACCGCGTATATGCTTCATATGAAGAAATGATCGAGAAGGAAGCTTTGCTACCCGAAGGTGAACGCATGGACTTCGTAACAATCGTTACGCCGAACTTCTTGCACTTTGCACCGGCAAAACTAGCAATGGAAAAAGGCTTTGATGTTGTCGTTGAGAAACCGATGACCGTTTCATTGGAAGAGGCTCAGGAACTACAAGCAGTGGTGGAGCGTACTGGACGTACTTTATGTTTAACGCATACGTACTCTGGATATCCTATGGTAAAACAGGCGAAAGCAATGGTTCGAGAGGGACACTTCGGTAAGATTCGTAAAATTGTTGTAGAATATCCACAGGGATGGTTAAGCCGATTAAGTGAGCGAGAAGGAAATGCTGGCGCTGCATGGCGCGCAGATCCAAAGCGTTCTGGCAAATCCTTAGTGATGGGAGACATCGGTACGCATGCTGCACACTTAGCAGAATATGTAACCGGTTTAAAAATTCAGGAGGTATGTGCTGATTTAACCACCTTTGTTGAAGGTCGTTTGTTAGACGATGATGGATCAGTACTATTGCGATTTGAGAATGGCGCAAAAGGCGTATTGATGGCGTCACAAATTTCCGCTGGAGAAGAAAATGCTGTTCGAATTCGAGTTTACGGAGAAAAAGGCGGATTAGAATGGGCAAACGAGGATCCAAACAACTTAGTTATAAAAATGTTGGATCAACCAAGACAACTTTATCGTACTGGTAATGCTTATGCAGCGCCATTTACCTTAAGTAGCTTTGCAACACATAATACGCGCATCCCTGCAGGACATCCAGAGGGACTACTAGAGTCATTTGCGAACATTTATCGTAACTTTGCATTGACGGTATCGGCTAAGAAAGAGGGTACAACCCCAACGGCAGAGGCTCAAGACTTTCCTAATGTATACGATGGTGTACGTGGAATGGCCTTTATCGATACAGTTGTAAAAAGCAACGATAGTACAGAGAAATGGACAAAATTTGTGATCTAA
- the miaA gene encoding tRNA (adenosine(37)-N6)-dimethylallyltransferase MiaA, giving the protein MDKICDLKTTQDVIKYVNRAKETLSPDLLLILIGPTASGKTRLAVEIAKELDGEIISADSRQVYRGLDIGTGKDLKEYREIPYHLIDIVPPTFQYTVKEFVKDFEEAYTDIINRGKFPILCGGTGSYIQTLLQPQPYSQIPKNETFHVEHARFTKEELIQLINAEEIPSDFHIDWHSHKRLIRALEILYYLRINEPPTVLKASYPSLILALSPSLDLRRARIDQRLKSRIDDGLIAEVERLLAEGISHDQLQWYGLEYKYASYYLIGQLSQTEFENKLRTEIHRFAKRQMTYFRKMEKEGLEIKWLENYG; this is encoded by the coding sequence ATGGACAAAATTTGTGATCTAAAAACGACACAAGATGTTATAAAATATGTAAATCGGGCGAAAGAAACACTTTCGCCTGATTTGCTTTTAATCCTTATTGGACCGACGGCGTCGGGAAAAACGAGACTTGCGGTAGAAATCGCGAAAGAGTTGGATGGCGAAATCATATCCGCGGATTCCCGTCAAGTATACCGTGGGCTAGATATTGGAACAGGAAAAGACTTAAAAGAATATCGTGAGATCCCGTATCACCTAATCGATATTGTTCCTCCTACTTTTCAATATACGGTTAAAGAATTCGTTAAGGACTTCGAAGAGGCTTATACAGATATTATAAATCGAGGCAAATTCCCTATTCTATGTGGAGGCACTGGATCTTATATACAGACATTATTACAGCCACAACCTTACAGCCAGATTCCTAAAAACGAAACATTTCATGTGGAACATGCACGTTTCACTAAGGAAGAGCTCATTCAGCTAATCAATGCGGAAGAAATTCCAAGTGATTTTCATATTGATTGGCATAGTCATAAGCGTTTGATTCGCGCCTTGGAAATCCTATATTATTTGAGGATAAATGAACCGCCTACCGTATTGAAAGCAAGCTATCCTAGCTTAATCTTAGCTTTATCTCCTTCATTGGACCTAAGAAGAGCAAGAATTGATCAACGTTTGAAATCAAGAATTGATGATGGTTTGATAGCAGAAGTCGAAAGGCTTCTAGCCGAGGGAATTAGCCACGACCAATTACAATGGTATGGATTGGAATATAAATATGCTTCGTACTACCTTATCGGGCAACTTAGCCAAACTGAATTCGAAAATAAGCTACGTACCGAAATCCATCGATTTGCTAAACGTCAGATGACTTATTTCCGGAAGATGGAAAAAGAAGGTTTAGAAATAAAGTGGCTTGAAAATTACGGTTGA
- a CDS encoding Rne/Rng family ribonuclease, with product MVKELIIDSVPDKGVTIALLQDKQLVELNREQADNNFAVGDIYLGRVKKIMPGLNAAFVDVGYEKDAFLHYLDLGPQVQSLLKLTRVVKNGSYQEKLLNSLKLEKDIDKAGKISDILSRNTLLPVQIAKEPISTKGPRLSSDLSIAGRFVVLVPFSSSVSISKKIKGSAERNRLKKIVESIKPANFGVIIRTVSEGKGVEEMQKDLLDLISKWELFTKRLKSAEPPQKVLGEMDRASTILRDILTDEFSHIYVNDADIFDEVKSYIQEISPDLEKIVKHYKGKEPIFDHFGVERQIKASFGKTVNLQGGAYLVVEHTEALHVIDVNSGNRIANKENQEDNALLVNKEAAKEIARQLRLRDMGGIVVIDFIDMHKATNRKELYGFLKECMASDRARHTILPPSKFGLVQITRQRVRPEMSIVTNEKCPACDGTGEIRSSIVLLDDIENNLSFILQEQNEKGVTLCVHPYIAAYITKGFVSRRLKWFFKYGKWIKVKEMSSYYLTEFRFFNAKDEEIKL from the coding sequence TTGGTAAAGGAATTAATTATCGATTCAGTCCCCGATAAGGGGGTGACTATTGCTTTACTACAGGATAAGCAGCTGGTTGAGCTAAACCGAGAGCAAGCAGACAATAATTTTGCGGTAGGAGATATCTACTTAGGTAGAGTAAAGAAAATCATGCCCGGTCTGAATGCCGCATTCGTAGATGTAGGATACGAAAAGGATGCATTTTTGCATTATCTTGATCTTGGGCCTCAAGTACAGTCGCTGCTTAAACTCACAAGAGTAGTAAAGAATGGCAGTTATCAAGAGAAACTGCTCAATAGTTTGAAACTTGAAAAGGACATTGACAAAGCTGGAAAAATATCGGATATTCTGAGCCGTAACACGCTGTTGCCAGTGCAAATTGCAAAAGAACCGATATCTACAAAAGGACCGAGGTTAAGCTCAGACTTATCCATTGCTGGTCGATTTGTAGTGTTGGTACCTTTCTCAAGTTCGGTTTCCATTTCCAAGAAAATTAAGGGAAGCGCCGAAAGAAATAGACTTAAGAAAATCGTTGAAAGCATTAAACCTGCTAATTTTGGCGTAATCATTCGAACAGTCTCTGAAGGCAAAGGGGTAGAAGAAATGCAAAAAGATCTACTCGACCTGATTTCTAAATGGGAACTATTTACCAAACGTCTTAAATCTGCTGAACCTCCTCAAAAAGTATTAGGTGAAATGGATCGCGCTTCAACGATATTGCGCGATATACTTACCGACGAATTCTCTCATATCTATGTTAATGATGCAGATATCTTTGATGAGGTCAAATCATATATACAGGAGATTTCTCCCGATCTAGAAAAAATAGTTAAACACTATAAAGGTAAAGAACCTATTTTCGATCATTTCGGTGTAGAGAGGCAAATTAAGGCGTCCTTCGGCAAAACTGTCAACTTACAAGGTGGTGCTTATCTGGTTGTTGAACATACAGAAGCATTACACGTGATTGACGTCAATAGCGGTAATCGCATTGCCAATAAGGAAAATCAAGAAGATAACGCACTTCTAGTAAATAAAGAAGCTGCAAAAGAAATTGCCCGACAGCTAAGGCTTAGGGATATGGGTGGTATTGTGGTAATTGATTTTATCGATATGCACAAAGCAACCAATAGAAAAGAATTGTATGGATTCTTAAAAGAATGTATGGCAAGTGATCGTGCGAGACATACTATTCTTCCTCCTAGTAAATTTGGATTAGTACAGATTACTAGACAACGCGTAAGGCCAGAAATGAGCATCGTGACAAATGAAAAATGTCCGGCTTGTGATGGTACCGGCGAAATTAGATCCAGCATCGTTTTACTGGACGATATTGAGAATAATTTAAGCTTCATTTTACAAGAGCAGAACGAAAAAGGAGTTACGCTATGTGTACATCCTTATATTGCGGCCTACATTACCAAAGGTTTTGTCTCTAGAAGGTTAAAATGGTTTTTCAAATATGGAAAATGGATTAAAGTGAAGGAGATGTCATCTTATTATTTGACAGAGTTCCGCTTCTTTAATGCCAAAGACGAAGAAATTAAACTTTAG